A DNA window from Anastrepha ludens isolate Willacy chromosome 6, idAnaLude1.1, whole genome shotgun sequence contains the following coding sequences:
- the LOC128867869 gene encoding histidine-rich glycoprotein-like — protein MPPHQHGHGHGHGGPPHMGPPHMGPPHMGPPHMGPPHMGPPHMGPPHHHGPEPCLCCCPRVICCTIL, from the coding sequence ATGCCTCCACACCAACATGGACATGGACATGGTCATGGTGGGCCACCGCACATGGGACCACCACACATGGGACCGCCACACATGGGACCTCCACACATGGGGCCGCCACATATGGGCCCACCTCATATGGGACCCCCACATCATCATGGCCCAGAACCGTGCCTTTGTTGCTGCCCTCGCGTCATTTGCTGTACTATACTCTAA